DNA from Musa acuminata AAA Group cultivar baxijiao chromosome BXJ1-5, Cavendish_Baxijiao_AAA, whole genome shotgun sequence:
TGAGCTCCATGCCTTCCCAGAAATAATTCATGAAGGTTACAGTATCTGCAGTGCATTGCTATGAGATGCCAGTCTTGTTTGTCAGCAACCACATGGAGATGAAACATGATCAACTTTGTTCACCTTGCAGTTTGGACAGTAAGAGAGAGAATTAAGAGAGCAAGATATCAGAGTAGTAGTAGTGTTTCCATTGATGTAATGCTGTGAAAGGGTGTACAAAGTTCACAAAAGTGAGAAAAGCCTCATCATCATCAACTGTTCTCTGTACAGTAGGCCCATTTGTTGTTCCAAAACTTGGGCACCATTGAGAGAGGGCTCCATGCACTTCTGCAGCTCTATGTTACACTAGGCTACAGTCCATCTCAGCCACacgaaaaaggaaaacaaagaagtAGAGAAGAATTTGCAGGAGATGATGAGCCATGCCCTCAGATCTGCGAGATGCATCTCCGGTGGCAGGCGACAGGCCGCTTTGCGGGCTTCGTCTCCTCCCTCCACATGCGACCGATGTCCTTGGCCGCGTTCACTGCATCTGAGGAAGCACCAGAGAGGCCTCTCCTCGTGAAGCCCACTGCGTAGAGGCCAGACTGCCCCTTCCACCCGTTGGGGAATGGAGTCTTCGGAAACCCATCCTTGGAGAAGAAATCACATCCCTGCAGATTCAAACAAATATGGATCAATCTCTCATTTAATACCAGAATTAAtgtctgaggaagaagaagaagaagaagaagaactagtAGTAGTAGTCATGGCCTTCGAGTGGTTCTTGGACAGTAAAACTGTCTCATCAAATACAGTATCACCAAACTACTTAAACTGTCGAGCTGGAACAGTAGAGAATCTTGGTTAGTACCTGAAACCACTGAGGGACATTGCTGCGGTATCCGGTGGCCAAGACGACGGAATCGATGTCGAGGACCTGGCCGTCGGCGAGCTCAACTCTTCCCGGTGAGAACCTCTTGATTCCAGGGACCACCTTGATGTCGCCGGATCTGATCTTGCCGAGAGCCCCGATGTCGAGGACAGGGGTCCTCCCCTGCGTATTCTTGAGCTCCAGGGGACCTGTGGACGGCCTCCTCAACCCATACTTGGAGATGCTTCCCAACACCAGCCATGCCAATACCAGCAGGATCTTGTCCACCAGCCACAGCGGCAGCCACTTCATCAGCATAACAGCCAGCTCGAACGTGGATTTCCCGAGAACCTCCCTCGGCAGTACATGAACCTGCGATCAAGCGGCGTTTATCAGGAAAGATGCCGATGCGGGAAGCATATTAAAAGTGGGATTCATTCAGCAAGGATTGCTCACCGACTCGCGGACCACCATGGCAGGGAAGGCGTCGTGGTCGCAGAGGTCGAGGCAGAGCTCCATGCCGGAGTTTCCGCAGCCGACCACCAGCACGCGCTTGCCGCGGTAGGCCTCGCCGGACTTGTAGTCGCAAGCGTGGGTCACGTCGCCGCCGAACTCCCCCAGTCCCTCCAGCTCGGGGACGACCTTCTCCGCGTTCTCACCGGTGGCGACCACCAGCCACCTGCCAATGTACTCCATCTCGTGGCTCCTGTTGCCCGCTTCGGCGCCGGTTCCGACGGTCCTCACGCGCCACAGCCCGCTCGTCTCGTCGTACCTCGCCGACTGCACGGACTGGTTGAACCGGGGGCTGATCTCGAAGTGCTTGGCGTACGACTCCAGGTAGTCGACGAACTGCTTCTTGGTGGGGTACTCGGGGTAGTCCTCCGGGAAGGGGAAGTTGGGCAGCTGGCAGAATTGCTTGGGGAGGTGAAGCTTCAGGCGGTCGTAGGTGCGCTTCTGCCAGAGGGAGGCAATGCAGTCGGATCGCTCGAGGATGACGAAGGGCACGCCGTGCTCCTTCAGGGATGCTGCGACGGCCAGGCCGGAGGGGCCGGACCCGACGATGATCGGACCGTTCACCCACGCGCACCTCCGCGAGAAGAAGTCGAATTGATCAGCCATGAAGACCATTCTTGGTTGTGTAAGTGGGGATTGGATGCAACGGCAGGTGGGAACAGAGCAGAGCTAAAGAAGTGATGAGAGCAGTTGGAAGCTGGACTTGGAGATAGCAAGGAAGAAAGCAATGGAGGATTTGATGAAGTGGTGAAGGGTGAGAGGTAGGGGAGGTGTTTAAATAGGGGGGGAGCTGCCTGCCCATGGCTCATGAGAGCTGTGCATATGACTCGGAGGTCCCTATCAATATAATAAGCCTGCCGCCTCTCTTTGTACAAAGTTCATGATGGCAGGTCACTCTCTAAAAATACAAACATACCAAGTTTTCCATGAATATTCTATGGGCGAAGAAGACGTTAAGATCACAAGATCTTAGTGTTCATTTTCTAAACGCAAAATTTTAtctttacatatatatatctcacaAAGTCGGTAACTCTATTGATTTCTCCAAGTATAAGTTTAGCATATATGTTCAATTGATTCCCTCCATCCCGTGTTTCCTTTCATCAAACGTTGCTTGCCGGCACAAATTGCTTCTTGATGTCTTCATGTGAAGTACTTGTTGAGATCGTTATTGTCACATTGTGATAACACACTAGCTATGGAAGCACTAGTTTAGATGATGAAACTACATAATGAGTGAAAGGTTGGGAGATGGAATTTGTTTTCTTTTAGTCCAAGCTTTATGTCAAGCTGTTCTCCGAAGGAAAATTAGATTATGTTTCATTAGCCACACGTTGTTTCATTAGGAATTAAAGCTCAAGTAGCAAGTTCCTCGCAAGTTGAATTTGCTGAGCCAAAATGGAGCTGTAGCAATCAGACTCATCAAAATTGACTTTGGATCCATTCATGGCTACGAAACCATCGAGACATGCTTTGAAGTGTTGATGTCTACCTCAAACAGTATCTGATCCTTGTATAGAGCATTCTATAGAGCTTTGCTCGAGTATGTTGTTAAGCTGTCCTCCATTTCCATGCAAAGAAGAAAAAATGAATTACTTAACAAAAAGCCATGTCGTGATGAAAGTTGTCAAATGTTCTGATACCATCTGAGCATCACATGAAACATAAGCCATGACATATCCATCTAGTTCTTTTCACTTGTAAGGTCACTTGACCTCTTAGCCTCAGCCATGGCAGATGATGAAACAGGCCCCAATCCCACCATACACACACTGCATGAATAATGCTTCTGCTTCTCCTGCACTCAGGCAAGCACATGTACTGGTCAAATGGGTTGCATTATTTAGTCCTACTTGCATCCCAAACC
Protein-coding regions in this window:
- the LOC135675107 gene encoding probable indole-3-pyruvate monooxygenase YUCCA9, which produces MVFMADQFDFFSRRCAWVNGPIIVGSGPSGLAVAASLKEHGVPFVILERSDCIASLWQKRTYDRLKLHLPKQFCQLPNFPFPEDYPEYPTKKQFVDYLESYAKHFEISPRFNQSVQSARYDETSGLWRVRTVGTGAEAGNRSHEMEYIGRWLVVATGENAEKVVPELEGLGEFGGDVTHACDYKSGEAYRGKRVLVVGCGNSGMELCLDLCDHDAFPAMVVRESVHVLPREVLGKSTFELAVMLMKWLPLWLVDKILLVLAWLVLGSISKYGLRRPSTGPLELKNTQGRTPVLDIGALGKIRSGDIKVVPGIKRFSPGRVELADGQVLDIDSVVLATGYRSNVPQWFQGCDFFSKDGFPKTPFPNGWKGQSGLYAVGFTRRGLSGASSDAVNAAKDIGRMWREETKPAKRPVACHRRCISQI